The region CACGTGAGCTGATCGTCGAGGCTGATGAACGGATTAAACATGCTGCTTCTTTATATGAATTCACCACCCAGCTTCGTGAATTATCCCAAAGTGCCCGTTTTGATTTGATCAAAGCAATGTGGGAAGTGGCTTTGGCTGACGGAGAAATTGACCCGTTAGAAGACGCCGTTATTCGTAAAGCCGCAGAGCTTCTGTACGTGGACCACGGTGAGTTTATTCGTGCCAAATTGATGGTGACCGAGAAACGCTAACTGGGCTTAAGCAAGCACGTCGTTGTGAGCAGAACATCGAGATAAAAAAAAGCGAAAGCGCATGATCAGTGCACTTTCGCTAAAGCCAGTAAATGGGATCTTATTATAATGTCACTCTGACGAGATGCGTTTACGGTAACGATTAACTGTGTCGTTTTGATTAACATCTCAAGTCAATTTGGTGACAAATCCGACTGTTGGCTTTTGCTGACCGCCAAATAGCACTGCGCTTACAATATTTTCAGCGCGAGCTTAGCGAGGTTGTGGGCATCGACATAAGCACTGTGCTGACGTCCCTCCCACTCAATACCGACGTGTTCTTGAGCTGCGCGATGGCCAATCCGCTTTTCTTTCAAACGATGTTGAATGCGATACAAAGTTGCCAAATTGATAAACTCTTTAAATGGCATATCAATGCCTTTAGCGCGGCACTCTTTGGCCAAAATCAGATCATCGCGACCCCAACTTGCATAAATCTTTTTTGAGCCACCAAAATTTTTAATCATGGATTGAATGACATCCGCCAGTGGTCGACCTTGTTTTTCAATTTTTCGCGGGGTAATTCCGGTCAGTTCAACGCAAAACATCGAGATTTCATCCTGTTCAGGTTTCACGTAATACTGCGCACGTTTCACGATTTCGCCTTTGCCTAAATCGATCTCGGCCAAACCTACTTCAATGATCTCTCCCGTGGTACCCACTCCGTTTTCATTCCAACAGCACATTTCCAAATCGAAGCATACAACACGGTTATGGTTCATCGGTGAATCCATCCCTTACTACATTGATTAAAAACACGATATGTTACCTGAGACGAGCCTAATCGCCAACGTTGAGATGGCTCGAATCTGCGATTGTGCGGCTTTGATGCCTAGTAAATACTCAATTGTGAGCGCCAGGATTGAGTTTTGTGCGCCAGAGTGAGTCATTAATGCTTAAAAGATACCCTATCAACCGGATTTCGTCAGGTTCTCGTGAATTTATCCACTTCATTTCACGGGATTATGGTAATATCGACGCAATTCTATGTGTAATTTAATTCTATCAAGACCAGTCGTGATGACACGGCGGCCAGAAAGAGATCTTTTAGAGAATTCCAAATGACCTTCGATTTAAATACCATCCCAGCTACCTTTGACATGCTCCACGCAGGGCTTGCAGCCTCTACTGTGGCTATGTTTATCTTCGCTTTGACCCGTAAAGGCAAAGTGGTCGAGAAAGTCATCGAAAAGCCAGTGGAAAAGATTGTTGAAGTTGAAAAGCCAATCGAAAAAATCGTTGAAGTAGAAAAAGTCGTTGAAGTTGAGAAAGTGGTAGAAAAAGTGGTTGAGGTTGAATCTAAACTCGCTACTGCACCTACCGATTCAGCACTGCAATTGCTTGCGCTGTTCCAACAAGATGCAAGACTTATCGACTTTCTGCAAGAAGACGTGAATCAATTTAGCGATGAAGAAGTGGGCGCTGCTGCTCGCGTTATTCACGCTGGTGGTAAAAAAGTCCTTAACGATTACTTTACCCTAAGCCCAATTCGCAGCGAAGACGAAGAGTCACGTATCACGATTGAAGCCGGCTTTGATCCACAAGCGATTCGTCTAACGGGTAATGTTACCGGTCAAGCGCCATTTAATGGTGTACTGATCCATAAAGGTTGGAAAGCCGATTCAGTCACCCTGCCTAAACTGGCTGAACAGTACGATGCGTCTATCGTGGCTCCAGCAGAGGTAGAGCTGTAATGGATCAACAAGCAAAATTCAGTGTCGGTATCGACCTTGGTACCACACATTGTGTCCTTTCCTATCTCGATCTTGAGCAAGAAGCAGCGACCGTTGAGGTCATGAGCATTGCTCAGATGAGTGCACCTGGCACAGTGGAAAGCTACACCCAATTGGGTTCGTTTTTATACCAACCCCATGAACATGAGATGTCGCCAAGTTCGCGTCGCCTGCCTTGGACCGATCAACCCACCGCTCTTGTCGGTGCGATTGCACGTAACTTAGGTGCCAAAACCCCCATTCGTTTGGTATCGAGCGCCAAATCTTGGTTATGCCACGGTGGTGTCAATCGTCGCCAAGCCTTTTTGCCTGCAGGCAGTCCGGAAGATGTCGAAAAAGTATCGCCAATTCGCGCTACTGAACTTTATTTAGATCATCTGCAACAAGCATGGAATCATCAACACCCAGAAGCGCCTTTAGCTGAGCAAGATGTCACAATTACCGTTCCTGCTTCATTTGATCCCGCAGCGCGCGATCTCACTGCTGAAGCGGCTTACAATATTGGCTTAACCAATATTACTTTGCTTGAAGAACCTCAAGCAGCGCTTTATCACTGGATCGATCACACCCACGATGCGTGGCGTGAACAGGTGAATGTCGGTGATGTGGTATTGGTGATCGATATTGGTGGTGGTACAACCGACTTATCTTTAGTTGAAGTGACTGAAGAAGAAGGTAACTTAGTACTCAACCGTATCGCCGTCGGTGAACATATCCTGCTCGGCGGTGACAACATGGATCTTGCCCTTGCCTACCGCCTAAAAATGAAGCTGGCGCAAGAAGGTAAAGAGCTGCAACCATGGCAAATTCAAGCCATGTCTCATGCTTGTCGTGATGCAAAAGAGACTCTACTCAGTGCTCGCGATGTGCAATCCGTGCCTATCGTAGTACCAAGTCGTGGTTCAAAACTGCTTGGCGCAACGCTAAAAACAGAGCTGACTCGCCAAGAAGTGGAACAGACTTTAGTTGACGGTTTCTTCCCACAGATTGCTGTGACCGATCATCCGATGCAGAAACCACGTGGTGCGTTAACCCAAATGGGTCTTCCGTACGCTCAAGACGCAGGTATTACCCGTCACATTGCTGCGTTTTTAACCAAACAAGCTAACGCTCAAGGTCAGCAAGCACAAGAGAGCATGCCGTTTAATATTCCGGGTATGCCAGTCGCTCCTGCTGAATTTATTAAGCCAAACAAAATCTTGCTTAATGGCGGTGTACTGAAATCTGAACTGCTGTCTGAACGTTTGCTTAATACCATCAACCAGTGGCTGACCTCAGCGCAAGCAGCACCTGCAATTTTGCTTGAAGGATCAGACCTTGATCTTTCCGTTGCGTGTGGCGCCGCCTACTACGGCGCAGTGCGTAAAGGTGAAGGGGTTCGTATCCGTGGTGGTATTGCGAATGCGTATTACGTTGGAATTGAAAGTGCGATGCCTGCCATTCCGGGTATGCCAGTACCGATGGAAGCGTTATGTGTTGCCCCATTTGGTATGGAAGAAGGCACCGAATGCAACGTTCCAAGTCAGCAATTTGGTTTGGTCATTGGTCAACCGGTACACTTCCAGTTCTACGGTTCAACCGTTCGCCGCGATGACCTAGCCGGTACGCATCTCGATTACTGGACACCACAAGAGCTTGAAGAGTTACCTGAAATTCAAGTCACTCTTCCAGTCAGTGAAGGTCGCCGTGAAGGTGAAGTGGTTCCAGTGACATTGCAATCACGTGTTACCGAACTAGGCACATTACAGCTGCATGCCATCGCAGCAGACAACGGCCAACGTTGGCATGTTGAATTTGATGTACGTGACCATCACTCAGAACTCGATGAGTCCGCGACGATCAGCGAATAATCATCGCCATGTTAACGGCGCCTTTTAGGCGCCGTTTGTTTAGTTATAATTCCCTAATGATATTGCAAGCAGCTCAACTCTCTCGCTTGCCTAACCCTGATGAGGTCTTCATGCCAAAACCCCGTTATCTTGTCGGCATTGACTTAGGAACCACGAACACTGTTGTCGCTTTCTGCGAACTTTCTGAACCTCTCGACCAACAGCCAATCGAACTGTTTGCTATTGACCAATTAAAAGGTCCCGGCGAAGTGGTACGTAAACCATTGCTGCCCTCTTTTCGCTATCATCCGGCGCAAGCTCAGTTTTCTGCTGCAGATATGACACTTCCTTGGGAAAATCATCTGGTGGCAGGCGATATTCCCAACGCCATTATTGGCGAATGGGCGCGAGAATTAGGGGCACGTAGCGAAGGACGCCAAGTCTCCAGTGCGAAAAGCTGGTTATCTCACACTGGTGTTGACCGCACTCAAGAGATCCTCCCTTGGGCTGGCGCGCAAGACGTCGACAAAGTGTCGCCAATTATTGCCAGCGCCAGTTATCTTAATCACATTCGTCAATCATGGAATCATCGCCATCCAAGTCACCCACTGGAAGAGCAGGATGTCGTGGTCACAGTCCCTGCGTCATTTGATGAATCGGCGCGTAAATACACCTTAGAAGCAGCAGCACTAGCTGGTCTTAGCAACATCGCGCTATTAGAAGAGCCACAAGCGGTCTGTTACGATTGGTATGCACGTCATAAAGAAAGCGCTGCCCATGAGCTGGCGGATATTCCGCTTATTTTGGTCTGTGATATTGGTGGTGGGACTACCGATTTAAGTTTGATTAGTGCGACAAGTAAAGACCAACAATTAGCGCTCAATCGTATCGGTGTCGGCGATCACTTGATGCTTGGCGGAGACAACCTAGATCTCGCATTAGCTCATTTGGCAGAAAGCCGGTTTAAAGGCAGCAATTCGCTCAATGCCACGGCGCTCACCAAACTGATTCAACAAACACGCCAAGCTAAAGAGCAGCTGCTTTCCAGCCAAGCGCCCGAAGAGGTCAAAATTACCTTACTCGGCAGTGGCTCGAAACTGTTAGGCGGCACGCGCAGCGTCGCCATCACCAAGCAAGAAGTACATCAAATTGCCTTGGAAGGATTCTTCCCTCTTAGCCGTTTAACTGATATTCCCGATCAACGTCGCAGCGCCGTTGTCGAATTCGGTTTGCCATACGTTGCCGATCCGGCTGTCAGTAAACATGTCGCGCAATTTTTGTTTCAACACCAAGCCATTGCCCGTCAAGCGGCCGGTCAACAAGGTGACGCGCCTTGCGTTCCGGTAGGCTTACTGCTCAATGGTGGTGCGTTTAATAGTGACCTTATCACCCAGCGGGTCTGCCAATTATTGGAAAATTGGCGCGGTGCACCGATTACCTTGCTCGATAACCCACATCCCGATTGGTCTGTCGCTTTAGGCGCTGTCGCTTATGGCAAAGCTCGCCGGGGCGCACAACTGAAAATTGGTGGTGGTTCACCTCGTTCCTATTTCTTGCATTTACCAGAGAAAAATAAGCGCTCTAAAGCGCTTTGTCTGCTCGCCAAAGGGACAGAAGAGGGTCAAGAGATTCGCCTCAGTAGTCGGCGCTTTTCACTGACATTAGGTGAGCCGGTACGTTTTATGCTGCTGACCTCCCCTTACGATGAAATCGCCCCAGGGACGACCATTCGTAATGGTCAGTTAAGTGAAATTGAAGCTGAGAAATTTGCAGCGCTGCCACCTTATGTCACCACCTTATCTGGAAATGACAATGTGGAACTGGCGGCCAACCAAAAGCAACGTGTCGAAGTGATGTTGGCAAGTCAACTGACTGAAGTCGGCACACTGAAACTCGAATGCGTCAATTGCAACGATGAAAGCCAGCGCTGGACATTAGAGTTTGACGTGCGCGCGCAAACACAAAGCGCCGACAATAACCAAGAGACAACCACGGTCGCAAAATCGCTCTCTGATTCTCTGGAGCTCATCAGTAAAGCCTACAGTGGTAATAAAAACAGCGCTGAATCGGATACGATCAAAACGCTGACTAAATCCCTAGAGAAAAAGCTCGGCAAACGCGAACAGTGGGATTTTGCGACCTTAAGACAGCTTTATGATGGGTTCGCATTGGGTAAAAAACGCCGTCGCCGCTCGGTTCAGCACGAACAGACTTGGTTGCGTTTAGCGGGCTACGCTTTGCGTCCCGGCTTTGGTGCGCCAACCGATGCATGGCGAATGGAACAGCTCTGGCCGATTTATCAGCAAGGGATTCAATTCTCTAGTCATGCCACTTGGAGTGATTGGTGGACTTTTTGGCGCCGAGTCAGTGGTGGTTTAGATCAGGATCAGCAAGAGACGATTTTGGCAGATATCGCCAAATATTTGCATCCGGGTTCAGCACGAGCGACCAAAAACCAACAAGAATCACAAGATCGTGGCTATGAGGCCATGGTGCGTTTAGCTGCCTCATTAGAGCACCTTCATGCCGAAGATAAGGTACTGCTAGCAACGTGGTTTTTGAAAAAAGCCACCAGCCAAACCGACTTTGTTCCAGCACACTGGTGGGCTTTAGGCCGTTTGGCCTCACGCGTTCCTTTTTACGGCAGCGCTCATAATGTGATTGCACGAGAACAGATTCAGCAATGGCTGCCTAAGCTACTGGAACAGGATTGGAATGAACAGCCGATGGCAGGTTTTGCCACTATGATGATGAGCCGTAAAACCGGTGACCGTACTCGTGATATTAGTGACGATTTACGTGTGTTGGTCGCAGATAAGCTGCGTAGCAGCAAAGTGCCTGACTCGTGGTTAGAGTTGGTACAGGAAGTAAAACAGCTTTCAGAAAGCGAATCACAACGCGCCTTTGGTGATGCTCTACCAAGTGGACTGGTGTTACTGAATTAGTTATACCAATCACAATGATTTTCTGAGCGTACTTAATAAAAAACCGCCAGACTGAGCCAGTCTGGCGGTTTTCTTTTTAATCAGCTCAAATCGGCTTTACTTAGAGAGCAGCCGCATTAACTGACCGTCACTAATTGGTTACGCCCTTCCGCTTTGGCTTGATAAAGCGCTTCATCGGCCAAACCAAAACATTTGGTCATGTCATGTGCGCCTTCCAGTTCGGAAACGCCAATACTGACCGTGATCTGGATACTAATCTCGTTTAACACAAAGTCATGTTCTGCCACGGATTTGCGAAAATGGGAGAGCTTGTCGAACACCTTTTCCCGGCGTTGCCTACAAAATAAAATCGCGAACTCTTCACCGCCAAAACGCGCAACAAGATCCTGTTCGAAATGGGTGGTAAGAAGCTCGGCAAGACCTTCTAACACTCGGTCCCCTTGCAGATGCCCATAGACATCATTCACCGGTTTAAAATGGTCAATATCGATTATCGCGATAAAGTATGGGCCGCGCTCACGCTCAAACAACAGTGATGATTTATCTTCAAAAAAACGGCGGTTGTATAAACCCGTTAACTTATCGCGAATCGCTCGCTGATAGTGCCATTCGATTTCATCAAAAAACAGCAGCGATAAAATGGCGCCAAGTTGTACAAAGGTAGCAACGTTTTGCGCGACGACTATGCCACTGATATAGAAGATCATCCGCTGCGAAAGGTCATAGGATATCGCTGGAACAAAACTCACTACCGCTGAAAAAAACAACCCCGAAATCAGCAATGCATCGCCAATTTTTCCTCGAGTACGATATTGAATCGCAATATAGGTGGCAAAGAGAAAACCGAACGACAAACTGAAGGCCGCAATATTGGCTCTCAGTGAAAACGAGTCAGGAACATACTGGACGAGCCAATACATTAACGCGGTGTAACCTAAAATATGAAGTGCAGCAAACACCTGCACGCAACAAGTTAAACGACGTTGATACCACTGCATTACACCAAAGAGCATCAGATACGTGATCGATTGATAGATAAAGTTGTTTACCAACACAATCACACGAATGTCAAACCATCCACGCGCTAAGCTTACCGCGTAACCAGCACCAAAAAAGAGGCTATAAAGCATAAACCAATTTGCTGCGCGTTTTTTGTTTAGGGTCAGTTGATTTCTTGCCATAAAAAGAAACATAAAAGCAATAAAGCAACAGATGAGGTTATTGATAATCGTGGCTAATCGTAAGATATCGATATCAGCGGCGTTCATGAAGATCTCAGCAAACAAGTGGTTTCGGTGTAGAAGTTCAAACAGAATGATTGAAAAACGAGCTAATAATACATGAAAACTTTGACTTTGAATCCAAAAATTTCACCTGTTAATGCAAAAACTATCAATAATGATACATTAGCTAACTAACTTGTTGATTATCGATAATTTTATTCTCGCCTATTCATATACTATTTTATGAAACAAAACACAATCCCTAACGACTCATTGTCACAATTGGGCCTAAGACGACACTCACACGCATAAGCATCGTTTTTCTCATTATTTCTATCATAAACACAGCTTATGGGAACGTTACCGATAACAATAGTGATCTCGATTACGATTTAACAAGGGGGCTTCCCAATTGACACAAAAATAAACGATTGTTTACTCGCAATTCCATGAGTAAACAGTATAGAATGTGCGACCTTGCTCACACCGAGCAAATGAAACTCAGTTAGAATGGGAACCTTAGGCATTATTGCCACTCTCATTATTTACTAATTAAAACAAAATAAAATGGCCTCTAACTTATGGATAGAGGTGAGCCGTTTATTAACATTAAAACAGATCCGTTGTAGCCAATGAGTCCAGATAAATTTACCAACGTCTATCGCTTACCAGGCTCCATTCAAGTGCGTATTGCTAAATGGCAAGCGACCTTCCGTGGAACCTCTGATTTAGTGCTGCATACCGCACTCACAGAGCGAAATAAACAATATAGTAAGAGCGACTTTTTGCCAAAAGGATGGTGTTTAGTCCCCTTCGAAAATGACGATATTTCTATTACCCATCATGGTCGTTATATTCAAACCACCATATTAACGATGGAAGATAGAAAGGTCGCATACAAACGAATATATTTATCTCGTCTGCCATTAGAACAAGCAGAACCCGCTTTATTAGCCTTTAAACAAGAGTGGATGGGAAAATATAACCGCGTCGTCAAACGCTATAACCAAATTAAGAAAAAAGAGTTTCTTGATTTAGCTCGAGAAGAACTAGAAACCCTTTATCCTTCTATTCCGAAGGGGGAATTTGATAAAGCGGTATGGAATCGACTGGTATTAAGCGAATTAGGCCCAGCAAAGAAATACAGCAACCCTTATTTTGTGAAAAAAGCGGACGTGTAAATCACGCCAATGGCGACGCGCCATTGAGGTGAGTACGGTAAACAACCTTACCAGCAAATATTCCACTGGTTAACATCGCCCGACTTTGGAGGAGTTCATCCTAATTTGACCTCCTCCTCCAATTCATCCATTAATGCGCAGCAGCAGTTACCTTCCATTTTCATCTTTGCCTGATACATCGCCTTATCAGCAACTCGAATCAATGTGACAGCATCCAGACCTTGAAGTGGATATAGAGCGATACCAATACTCGCGCCAACCGATACTTCACAATCTTCATCGACCAAAATCGGTTCGCTTAACTTTTCAATCAGCTGCATCGCCTTCTCTTTTACCCCATTGAAATTGGTTAGGAGATCCAAGCAGACGATAAACTCATCACCCCCAAATCGACCACAAAAATCTGACTCGCGCAAATTGGCGCGTAGGCGATCTGAAATCGCAATAATGACTCTGTCCCCTGCATCATGACCAAAACTGTCGTTGATCTGCTTGAACTTATCTAGGTCGATAAACAGCACCGCCAAATTGAGATGGGTGCGCCGAGCTTGAGTTATCGCTTGGTTAAGATGCTCTTTAAGCGCACGACGGTTAAGCAAACCACTCAATGCATCTTTTTCCGACAAGAAACGTAAACGCTCTTTCTGTTTTTCCAATTTGTAAGTTTGGCGTTCAACTTCACTTTGCAACTCTTCTTTACTGTAAGTGGTATCTTGCAAAGAGACCTTCATCTGGTTAAAGAACTTAGCCAAAATCACGAATTCGCTGTCGAGATTATGGTGAGATAAACGGCTATCCAAATCACCACGCGCCAAATCCGATATGCCCTGTTTCATTAAATTAAAGCCGCGTTTCTGCCGTTGCAGAATAATAAAGGCTATTACACCCACCACCAGAGCAAACACCACTTGTTGCACTAAAGCACTAATAATTGAAAAACGTTGATTTGCTGAACTTTCATCCAGTACCAAACGCTGAATATAGGAGAGCTCTTCAGTCATGTTCTGTACCAGCATGTTGTAGCGCGAGTGGAGCAGTTCACTGGTTCCCACAAAGCGGCGTCCAGCGGGTTGGATCAATACATCATTTTGTTGGGTTAATGCGCGTTCTTGAACCAATAGAGCGGCAAGGCTACCGTTCATTTTCATTAAGTTATCGACTTTAAATTCCACTTCCGTGGTTTTTTCTAGTAATACGGCGAGCTTTTTCTGGGCAAGATAAACTTGCTCTAAGCTCTTATCATCACCGTATTGCAAGAAAACCCACAATTGACTGCGTAAGCCATCAACACTGTGTTGAATTTCAGTAATTTTATTGAGTTCGTTTAACGTTGTTTGCTGTTCTTGCCAAAGCTCAAAAAGTGAAAAAATGATAAAACCGACCAACAGCACCGTAGATGCCAACAGCAGAGTCAGTTTTCGCGTGATGGAGTTGATCATTTTGGCGATACCTCTGTTTGAAGCACCCGTATCAAAGCATCCGAATCAAAGAAAGAACGGTAATCTGGCATATTTCCCTTCACCAACTGGTTATCTAAAGCCCAACGAGCTTGCAGTTCTAGATTGGCTAGCAGCGCATTTCCCAATGAAAGTCGAAACGCATAATCATGCCAAGACCACTCTAACTGATGCTGTCTAATTCCTAGATCTGTTGAGACTATCTGCCGCGCTTTGTCTGGATTTTGATTGATCCACACAATCGCGCTGTGCAACGCTTCTAATAGTTTGTATTGTTGTTCTTCGTGCTCTGTCGCGTAGCTCCTCATCGTCATGAGATTAAATGACAGATCATAGATTCCCATAATGCCCAAATTGACCACATCACTACTCGCTCCCATTTGAGTCCGGTAACCCCATGGTTCCCAAACAGAAATGGCATCCACTTTATAACTGAATAACGCCTGATCCATTTTATCTGGCGCGTAATAGACTCGTTCAACATCCGATGGGGATAACCCCGACGCAATTAACACCGAATCCAAATAGAATTCGCTAGAACTGGCTTGAACTACGCCCACCTTCTTGCCCTTTAAGTCAGCAATATCTTTTATTCCACCGCTGGCTAAGGTCAGTAATTTCATATCATTGTCTGAAGAGACGAAGCTCGATAGCAAAACGAAGTCATCGCGAGAAAAGCTATTAAACATGGCGACCGATTCTGAAGCGGTAGAGTAATCGACACGTCCATCAAACATGTCATTGCTACAAACAACCCCGCCGTTACAGGGCACTAACGTAACGTTAAGACCTTGCAATTTGAAAAGTCCAAGATTCTTAGCGACGATCAAAGGGGTAGACAGAGGTGTCTGAGACACACCTATCCTGATCGTGCTGTTTTGCGTTGTGACATTGTCACTGGTTGGTGAGGCTGGTTTATCTTCCTTCATGCTCACCGCAATCAGTGCAACAATTACGACTGCAGCAAGCCAACCTACCTTGGCAACGCTCCGTCTTTTCATTCGCACCTTGCCCCTATAACATAGTGAAATGAGTTTTATATGAGAAGTGTAGTATTGAATTGTTAATCTGCTACTCCTTAAGAGGTGGAAAATAACAACCAAAGGAGAGAAATTTGAAAAATAAGACTAAAGTGCAACTGCTATCACAAAATATGCAAAGCCAGTAGCACTTTTGCTACTGGCGCCGATTTATAAAACCGGAAATGACAAGAGTTAGTGTTCTGTTCCGGATGGATTATCTCCAAAAGCGGCCTTTTCATAGATGTCCGCCATGGATTTCGGTTTGGATTTGCGAGCGGTAGCTCGACGTGCAGATGATTTATGCGAGTAATGGGGTTCAAATTCCTGTTCAACCAATTTGAGCGTCTCTTCGTGCTCTTTGGCTGCAGCAAGGAATTCAGGGTTAGACATCGCCTTTTGGCGCAGGCGGTTAACGCGTTCCATGGTTTCCCACAACATAAAGTTACCTCCTCTACCACTGTATATATGTACAGAATACTACTGGACACTCTATTGTCAACTAAAAAGCTGTATAAAAAAACAGTATGAATAAAAGGTATCTATATCCAAAGTGGGGCAAAACTGACGGTGCCTAACTCTGGATACACTCTAAGTGTAGTAGTTATAAAGAAATTTTCCAGACAACATAGTAAAAAAGAGGCATATCGACTCAATTATTCGCGCTGATATCATCCACAGGGAAAAAGAGCAAAAAAAGCAGGAGCCACTTACGTAACTCCTGCCTAAATCGCGCTTAATTAGCCGCTATAGTGCTTAAAAATTGCCTTTAATCAGACCCATGATGCTTTCATTAAATCGACGTGAACTTCGCGATTTAGTGAAAGGAACAACCTTTCCTAATTTCTGTTGCCACCAAGACCACGCATCTTCGCTCACCGCATCAAGCAACCAATGCTGACAGCCACTGCCTTGCTCGTTTGGACCACACGCCATGCGCTGCTGCGCGGCTTCAATTCGCAGTAACGAGCCAATCTCTTGCGCTGTGGGCCATACCTTAATTTGGCAACCTTTGCTTGGCTTGGCGGCAACCAATGCCGCATCCAACAAGGCAATACGTTGAGGATGATCCAACTGAGCAATATCCTGCTCAGTGATGCCCAGTAACCAGCCCAATTTTGCTAACCGATTGCACCAATTGAGGATCACCTCAACCATAGTGACATCGGGTGTCCCTTGTGCAAGATAAAGCGCCTCGACCCGATCCAAATAGACTTGTGGCTCACTATCCACAGACTTAGCAACCAACGCACCTAAGTGAGTGGCAACCCAAGCCTGACTCCCCGCCCCCATGACATGCACCGTGGCATCGGCCTGAAGATAGGATTGAATCGCCTGCCAATAGTATTCCGCTGCAGCTTCTGCCGTGCTATGCGGTACATTGAGTCCGTTCAAACCACGTGGCCGCAATGCCAACACGAGGCAATCTTGCCCCCAATTCGATAGATGAGGACGACGATTGAGCAGCAGGTCCGTGGTATCTAGTAGATAGATCACCACATTAGTGACATTGTCACCTTGATGCAGTATTTCAAGCCTCTGCTCTGGATAATCATGGGTAAACCTTGCACCTTGTTCATATTGAGCTTGGCGTGCCAAGATGCCTTGCGACATCGC is a window of Vibrio porteresiae DSM 19223 DNA encoding:
- a CDS encoding tellurite resistance TerB family protein; translated protein: MFNALHSLFKQLLEGTDLSQQTQNPNFAIACLLAEVAGADHDISDQEHQAKQALLQKLLSINEQQARELIVEADERIKHAASLYEFTTQLRELSQSARFDLIKAMWEVALADGEIDPLEDAVIRKAAELLYVDHGEFIRAKLMVTEKR
- a CDS encoding 3'-5' exonuclease produces the protein MNHNRVVCFDLEMCCWNENGVGTTGEIIEVGLAEIDLGKGEIVKRAQYYVKPEQDEISMFCVELTGITPRKIEKQGRPLADVIQSMIKNFGGSKKIYASWGRDDLILAKECRAKGIDMPFKEFINLATLYRIQHRLKEKRIGHRAAQEHVGIEWEGRQHSAYVDAHNLAKLALKIL
- a CDS encoding DUF2760 domain-containing protein yields the protein MTFDLNTIPATFDMLHAGLAASTVAMFIFALTRKGKVVEKVIEKPVEKIVEVEKPIEKIVEVEKVVEVEKVVEKVVEVESKLATAPTDSALQLLALFQQDARLIDFLQEDVNQFSDEEVGAAARVIHAGGKKVLNDYFTLSPIRSEDEESRITIEAGFDPQAIRLTGNVTGQAPFNGVLIHKGWKADSVTLPKLAEQYDASIVAPAEVEL
- a CDS encoding Hsp70 family protein, producing the protein MDQQAKFSVGIDLGTTHCVLSYLDLEQEAATVEVMSIAQMSAPGTVESYTQLGSFLYQPHEHEMSPSSRRLPWTDQPTALVGAIARNLGAKTPIRLVSSAKSWLCHGGVNRRQAFLPAGSPEDVEKVSPIRATELYLDHLQQAWNHQHPEAPLAEQDVTITVPASFDPAARDLTAEAAYNIGLTNITLLEEPQAALYHWIDHTHDAWREQVNVGDVVLVIDIGGGTTDLSLVEVTEEEGNLVLNRIAVGEHILLGGDNMDLALAYRLKMKLAQEGKELQPWQIQAMSHACRDAKETLLSARDVQSVPIVVPSRGSKLLGATLKTELTRQEVEQTLVDGFFPQIAVTDHPMQKPRGALTQMGLPYAQDAGITRHIAAFLTKQANAQGQQAQESMPFNIPGMPVAPAEFIKPNKILLNGGVLKSELLSERLLNTINQWLTSAQAAPAILLEGSDLDLSVACGAAYYGAVRKGEGVRIRGGIANAYYVGIESAMPAIPGMPVPMEALCVAPFGMEEGTECNVPSQQFGLVIGQPVHFQFYGSTVRRDDLAGTHLDYWTPQELEELPEIQVTLPVSEGRREGEVVPVTLQSRVTELGTLQLHAIAADNGQRWHVEFDVRDHHSELDESATISE
- a CDS encoding Hsp70 family protein translates to MPKPRYLVGIDLGTTNTVVAFCELSEPLDQQPIELFAIDQLKGPGEVVRKPLLPSFRYHPAQAQFSAADMTLPWENHLVAGDIPNAIIGEWARELGARSEGRQVSSAKSWLSHTGVDRTQEILPWAGAQDVDKVSPIIASASYLNHIRQSWNHRHPSHPLEEQDVVVTVPASFDESARKYTLEAAALAGLSNIALLEEPQAVCYDWYARHKESAAHELADIPLILVCDIGGGTTDLSLISATSKDQQLALNRIGVGDHLMLGGDNLDLALAHLAESRFKGSNSLNATALTKLIQQTRQAKEQLLSSQAPEEVKITLLGSGSKLLGGTRSVAITKQEVHQIALEGFFPLSRLTDIPDQRRSAVVEFGLPYVADPAVSKHVAQFLFQHQAIARQAAGQQGDAPCVPVGLLLNGGAFNSDLITQRVCQLLENWRGAPITLLDNPHPDWSVALGAVAYGKARRGAQLKIGGGSPRSYFLHLPEKNKRSKALCLLAKGTEEGQEIRLSSRRFSLTLGEPVRFMLLTSPYDEIAPGTTIRNGQLSEIEAEKFAALPPYVTTLSGNDNVELAANQKQRVEVMLASQLTEVGTLKLECVNCNDESQRWTLEFDVRAQTQSADNNQETTTVAKSLSDSLELISKAYSGNKNSAESDTIKTLTKSLEKKLGKREQWDFATLRQLYDGFALGKKRRRRSVQHEQTWLRLAGYALRPGFGAPTDAWRMEQLWPIYQQGIQFSSHATWSDWWTFWRRVSGGLDQDQQETILADIAKYLHPGSARATKNQQESQDRGYEAMVRLAASLEHLHAEDKVLLATWFLKKATSQTDFVPAHWWALGRLASRVPFYGSAHNVIAREQIQQWLPKLLEQDWNEQPMAGFATMMMSRKTGDRTRDISDDLRVLVADKLRSSKVPDSWLELVQEVKQLSESESQRAFGDALPSGLVLLN
- a CDS encoding GGDEF domain-containing protein, yielding MNAADIDILRLATIINNLICCFIAFMFLFMARNQLTLNKKRAANWFMLYSLFFGAGYAVSLARGWFDIRVIVLVNNFIYQSITYLMLFGVMQWYQRRLTCCVQVFAALHILGYTALMYWLVQYVPDSFSLRANIAAFSLSFGFLFATYIAIQYRTRGKIGDALLISGLFFSAVVSFVPAISYDLSQRMIFYISGIVVAQNVATFVQLGAILSLLFFDEIEWHYQRAIRDKLTGLYNRRFFEDKSSLLFERERGPYFIAIIDIDHFKPVNDVYGHLQGDRVLEGLAELLTTHFEQDLVARFGGEEFAILFCRQRREKVFDKLSHFRKSVAEHDFVLNEISIQITVSIGVSELEGAHDMTKCFGLADEALYQAKAEGRNQLVTVS